In the Oscillatoria salina IIICB1 genome, TAATATTTTGTGCTTAAATCTAGCTAATTTTTCAGTAATATTTTGCTTGATTTCAGTCCAAGTAATTTTTTTCTTTTTGCGTTTGGGACGAGGAATTTTTGCAAGACGACGTTGGATTTGACGGGCTGTAGCGGGTCGTTTTCGGATATCTAATTGAATCAAATCGTCAAGTAAATTAGCGAAAATTGGATTAACTTTCACGAGATGTTGCCATCGTAATTCACCTGTGAGAGAATCTTCTAATTCGGAGGGATGTTTTCCAGTTAGTAATTCGATCGCTGTTTGTCCCAAAGCATAAAAATCTGTAGCGGGAGTAACTTGACCACCTGCAATTTGTTCGGGGGGACTGTAACCTGTAGAAAACAGCCGTGTAGACGTATCTTTTCGCTTGCGTCTACCGATTTGTTTGGCGCCACCAAAATCAATTAAAACTAACTTAGTTTGATTAGTTATTGAGGAAATATTTGTGGGATTACGAAGCATTAAATTAGATGGTTTAATGTCTCGATGAATGATTTTACGGCGATGTAGTTGGTGTAAAATTGCTACTGCTTGGTTGAACCAGTTTAATACCCAAGCTTCGGGACATCCTTGAGGATATTTGTCGAGTATATCTTCAAGAGTTTGTCCGTCAATTTTTTCCATTACTAAACAGTAAAGTTGACCTTGTGGAGTTTGAACTTGAAAATAACCTTTAGCCTCAACTTTTGGGACTCCTGGATGATGTAAACTAGCTAAAACTGCTGCTTCTTGGACGAAAAGTTTAATCGCTTTTTCCGATTTTGTGGTAAGAACTTTTAAGACAAGTTCAGTTTGTTTTTGTAAGTCCCAAACTGTGAAAATTTTTGCGAAACCACCCGATCCTAGACATTGTAGAGGAAGATAGCGATCGCGTAAATGTAAAGGAGTCCCGCAGCGATCGCAAAATTTGTTGTTCCCCGGCTGAGGATAGGGACGGGGACAGTTAGAATTAATACAGTGAATAAATGCGGGAAGAGGTTGTGACACAACTATTGGGGGTTGGGGATTGGGGGTTGGGGATTGGGAATTGGGGATTGGGAATTGGGGATTAGGGATTGGGAATTGGGGATTGGGAATTGGGGATTAGGGATTGGGGATTGGGGATTAGGAGGATAAACTGATAACTGTTAACTGTTCACTGATAACTGTTAACTGTTAACTGATTAACTCACTCTTCACCACTCCAAGTAATCGGTAAACTTGGAGAAACAGTCAAACAACTAGGACGATTGTCTTTTTCCGTTTCACGATCCAAAACTTTTTTAACTCGCTGATAAATTGCATCTGCTTCTGCGAATGAGTTACCGATGCTAGTTAACCCTAATTTACCAAATTCCGACAGCGCCCCCATCAAATGAAAGATCGTACCAGTTTTGGTGCTGGTATCGAAATGTAAGCGGTGATAAGCAATTAAATCCATTAAATCTGTCGGTAGTAAACCGCGATAATGTTCTTTTTGTAAATTATCTGTAGCAATATAATATTTTTCTTGACCGTGTTGGCTATAAAATGAACCTGTTTCTAGTTGATAATCACCATTCGTGAGTAATTTTAAAGTCATAAAAGGATGAGTTGTTCCTCCTTTGCGCAAGTTTATTTCAATTGCTTGAATATCCCATTTTTGAGTATTTAGTTGACGAACAGCGAGAAAATCAACGCTGTAGCGTTCCATTGCACCTTTTGCAGCTAAAGCTTGACCGACTTTAATTCCTAATTCTTGTAATTTCAGACGATATTCACTATTAGCAGGAAAGCGACAACCGAGATAAAT is a window encoding:
- a CDS encoding serine/threonine protein kinase, whose product is MSQPLPAFIHCINSNCPRPYPQPGNNKFCDRCGTPLHLRDRYLPLQCLGSGGFAKIFTVWDLQKQTELVLKVLTTKSEKAIKLFVQEAAVLASLHHPGVPKVEAKGYFQVQTPQGQLYCLVMEKIDGQTLEDILDKYPQGCPEAWVLNWFNQAVAILHQLHRRKIIHRDIKPSNLMLRNPTNISSITNQTKLVLIDFGGAKQIGRRKRKDTSTRLFSTGYSPPEQIAGGQVTPATDFYALGQTAIELLTGKHPSELEDSLTGELRWQHLVKVNPIFANLLDDLIQLDIRKRPATARQIQRRLAKIPRPKRKKKKITWTEIKQNITEKLARFKHKILLLLYYFKQTLVKLIKFTGRIIEKIVLACLDTMKEMLLGAIGAAIGTIIGFLISFVTPMGANLETWITQQFSDFFPNIELILAKEMLLFGCAGLGTALGLTAAGGFGQDRRFFLAGISGFFSYIFGWLIWQIMPGSEIVQFLSFLVVAVIPVVLGFGLSSYKFVHTLVVLLGTGALFATLVKFDVLPNNVVREILSFSQPDYLYLGATIAFFAFLGASLGLSLGISYYLLVPLLKKMAGD